GGGTTCCGGGTCCGAAACCTTGTCGGGCTCCGGAGCGGGCGGTTCCTGCTCGGCGGCGGGGTTGAGTTCCCCGAGCTTGAGGAGGACGCGTTCGCGGCGGGGGGTCTGCGAGCGCCACCGGCGGCCGTGCCGCTCGCGCAGCTCGGCGCGGGCCAGGAGGCGTTCGCGTTCGCGGGTGAGGGCGTCGGCGTAGGAGGTGACCTCCCACAACGTCATCCGGCGCCACAGGGCGAAGGTGGAGGGGAAGGCGAGCAGCCACCGGGAGGCACGGATCTTGTCCATCCTGCGGCCGGTCACCGCGCCGATGCGGGAGGCGTAGATGTGCGCGCCGATCTCGGAGAACACCACCCACAGCAGCGGCATCGTCCCGTGCGCCACCTTCGCCCACAGCCCGTGCCCGGCCGAGACGTTCAGCCCGCACGTCACCAGCGTCAGGATCCAGGGGACGAAGCGGACCCACGCCAGCGGCATGTCCATGCGGATCAGGAGCAGGTTGGCCACCGAGAACACCGGGATCGCGACGTCCATCCCGACCGGCACCATCCACGCCTCACTGAACCCCCACCCCGCCGCTGCGTCGGACACGGCGTCGAAGGAAGAGATCAGCCCGAGCGCACCGACACCGGCCGCGGCGAGCGCACCGAACCCGGCAAGACCCATCTCCGGGCGGGTTAGCGGCGGAACCGCCGCCCGCGCGGCTTCCTGCGTCGTCGTGGTCATGCCGCCACACCGCCCCGGTACGGGCGACGGCCGGCCGGGCGGCGGGCGGGGAGCAGGGTGACGTTGAACAGCTCCGGGGCGTGGGCCTCGATCGCCTGCGCGGCGACCTGGCTCACGCGGTTGGGGAAGTCGGGGTTGTCGGCGAGGATGTCGCGTGCCGCGTCCTCGCGGGCCGCGCGCTCCATCTCGCTCTCGCCCTC
This sequence is a window from Streptomyces parvus. Protein-coding genes within it:
- a CDS encoding DUF2637 domain-containing protein, which encodes MTTTTQEAARAAVPPLTRPEMGLAGFGALAAAGVGALGLISSFDAVSDAAAGWGFSEAWMVPVGMDVAIPVFSVANLLLIRMDMPLAWVRFVPWILTLVTCGLNVSAGHGLWAKVAHGTMPLLWVVFSEIGAHIYASRIGAVTGRRMDKIRASRWLLAFPSTFALWRRMTLWEVTSYADALTRERERLLARAELRERHGRRWRSQTPRRERVLLKLGELNPAAEQEPPAPEPDKVSDPEPSGAPETEPQPKAKRPARRPVKAKQPKRSPEEILAEAREVTTAWPDAALTADGIRTAVRVSQATARTLRDTLKAERAAQPLHSVDTEQDHDVAPDEQPGAVAA